A single window of Caldicellulosiruptor bescii DSM 6725 DNA harbors:
- the gatC gene encoding Asp-tRNA(Asn)/Glu-tRNA(Gln) amidotransferase subunit GatC translates to MITRNDVEYVANLARLTLTEEEIEKMTKELGAIIEFANKLSELNTEGIEPTAHVLNIYNVFRSDEVKPSYPREEILKNAPSHDDVCIKVPKIVE, encoded by the coding sequence ATGATTACAAGAAACGATGTTGAATATGTTGCAAACCTTGCAAGGCTAACTTTGACAGAAGAAGAGATAGAGAAGATGACAAAAGAGCTTGGAGCTATAATCGAGTTTGCAAATAAGCTTTCTGAGTTAAATACTGAAGGGATTGAACCAACAGCACATGTCCTCAATATTTACAATGTTTTTAGAAGCGATGAGGTAAAACCTTCATATCCACGTGAAGAGATTTTGAAAAATGCCCCATCTCATGACGATGTTTGTATAAAAGTTCCAAAAATAGTAGAATAA
- the gatA gene encoding Asp-tRNA(Asn)/Glu-tRNA(Gln) amidotransferase subunit GatA, whose amino-acid sequence MLYKLTAHEAIDLIKKKEVKCQEVVESVLERIKQVEDKVKSYITITEEQALENAKKIDEKIAKGEQVGSLYGLPIALKDNLCTDGIKTTCASKILYNFVPPYDATVVKKLKENNMTLLGKLNMDEFAMGSSTENSAFHTTRNPWDLERVPGGSSGGSAAAVAADEAFFTLGSDTGGSIRQPASLCGVVGMKPTYGRVSRFGLVAFASSLDQIGPLTKDVEDCALAMNIICGHDPYDATSAPIEVPDFTKALVNDVKGLKIGVPREYMEKGINDEVKKAIEKALELLKSLGADYEEFSIPIVEYALPTYYIIASSEASSNLARYDGIKYGYRTQNYEDLIDLYKKTRSEGFGAEVKRRIMLGTYALSAGYYDAYYKKGLQVRTLIKRAFDEAFQKYDVIITPTSPTTAFKIGERVSNPLEMYMSDICTVPVNIAGLPAISIPCGFDSNNLPIGLQIIGKAFDEQTILRVAYTYEQNSGYRNLKPQNL is encoded by the coding sequence ATGCTCTACAAACTGACTGCTCACGAGGCAATTGATCTTATCAAGAAAAAAGAGGTAAAATGCCAAGAGGTTGTTGAAAGCGTTCTTGAGAGAATTAAACAGGTTGAAGATAAGGTAAAGTCATATATAACAATCACAGAAGAACAGGCTTTAGAAAATGCAAAAAAAATTGATGAAAAGATTGCCAAGGGTGAACAGGTAGGAAGCTTATATGGGCTTCCAATTGCTCTCAAAGACAACCTGTGCACAGATGGAATAAAGACAACCTGTGCCTCAAAAATCCTTTACAACTTTGTTCCCCCTTACGATGCAACTGTTGTGAAAAAGCTAAAAGAAAATAATATGACGCTTTTAGGAAAGCTCAATATGGACGAGTTTGCAATGGGCTCATCAACAGAAAACTCTGCTTTCCACACAACAAGAAATCCGTGGGATTTAGAAAGAGTTCCGGGGGGTTCATCAGGTGGATCTGCTGCGGCTGTTGCGGCAGATGAAGCATTTTTCACCCTTGGTTCTGACACAGGTGGGTCTATCAGACAGCCAGCTTCACTTTGTGGAGTTGTTGGCATGAAGCCAACATATGGAAGGGTTTCGCGATTTGGACTTGTTGCATTTGCATCTTCTCTTGACCAGATAGGACCTTTGACAAAAGATGTTGAAGACTGTGCTTTAGCTATGAATATCATCTGTGGACATGACCCATATGATGCAACATCAGCACCAATTGAGGTTCCTGACTTTACGAAGGCTCTTGTAAATGATGTCAAAGGTCTTAAGATTGGAGTTCCAAGAGAATATATGGAAAAAGGAATTAACGATGAAGTAAAAAAAGCTATTGAAAAAGCTCTTGAGCTTTTAAAATCTTTGGGTGCAGATTATGAAGAGTTTTCAATACCAATTGTGGAGTATGCTCTTCCAACTTACTACATCATTGCATCATCTGAGGCAAGTTCAAACCTTGCAAGGTATGATGGAATCAAATATGGGTACAGGACGCAAAACTATGAAGACCTAATAGATTTATACAAAAAGACAAGGTCTGAAGGTTTTGGTGCAGAGGTAAAAAGAAGAATTATGCTTGGCACATATGCACTTTCTGCGGGGTATTATGATGCATACTACAAAAAAGGACTTCAGGTGAGGACATTGATTAAGCGAGCATTTGATGAAGCTTTCCAGAAATATGACGTCATAATCACTCCTACAAGCCCAACAACAGCTTTTAAAATAGGTGAAAGAGTTTCAAACCCTCTTGAGATGTATATGTCGGATATATGCACAGTGCCAGTTAACATTGCAGGGCTTCCTGCAATATCTATTCCGTGCGGTTTTGATTCTAATAACCTTCCAATAGGTCTTCAGATTATAGGCAAGGCGTTTGATGAACAGACGATATTAAGAGTTGCATATACCTATGAGCAGAACAGCGGATATAGAAACTTAAAACCTCAGAATTTATAA
- the gatB gene encoding Asp-tRNA(Asn)/Glu-tRNA(Gln) amidotransferase subunit GatB, whose amino-acid sequence MEYEVVIGLEVHAELATKSKIFCSCTTEFGGEPNTHCCPICTGMPGVLPVLNKKAVEYAIMAGLATNCQIARYSKQDRKNYFYPDLPKAYQISQYDLPLCYNGYIDIEVNGQKKRIGIKRIHIEEDAGKLLHDQWEEGSLVDFNRCGVPLIEIVTEPDLRSSEETRIFLEKLKAILQYTEVSDCKMQEGSLRVDVNLSVRPKGSKEFGTRTEMKNLNSFRSVVRAIEYEARRQIEVLESGGVVVQETRRWDDPKGISLSMRTKEEAHDYRYFPEPDLPPIVVDDSWIEEIRKRIPELPDQKKERYIKEYGLPEYDAGVLTSSKAIANYFEECIKYTQNIKAASNWMMGEIMRILNDKGLEPEEINNIKIKPNQLASLINLVDNKTISNTIAKQVFEEMFETGKDPEVIVKEKGLVQITDRNVILEAVKQAIANNPKSVEDYKNGKDKAFGFLVGQVMKITKGKANPQLVNEILREELEKI is encoded by the coding sequence ATGGAATATGAAGTTGTAATAGGTTTAGAGGTTCATGCTGAGCTTGCGACAAAGTCGAAAATATTTTGCAGCTGCACAACAGAGTTTGGCGGTGAGCCAAATACCCACTGCTGTCCTATTTGCACTGGTATGCCAGGAGTTCTTCCTGTTTTGAACAAAAAGGCAGTTGAATATGCCATAATGGCAGGTCTTGCAACAAACTGCCAGATAGCAAGATATAGTAAGCAAGACAGAAAAAATTATTTTTATCCGGACCTTCCAAAGGCTTACCAGATTTCACAGTATGACTTGCCACTCTGTTACAATGGTTATATAGACATTGAGGTAAATGGGCAGAAAAAGAGAATAGGAATAAAGAGGATTCACATAGAAGAAGATGCCGGAAAGCTTCTTCATGACCAGTGGGAAGAAGGGAGTCTTGTTGATTTTAACAGGTGCGGTGTTCCTTTAATTGAGATTGTTACAGAGCCGGATTTACGTTCAAGTGAGGAGACACGAATTTTTCTTGAAAAGCTAAAAGCAATTTTGCAATACACAGAGGTTTCTGACTGCAAGATGCAGGAAGGTTCTCTCAGAGTGGATGTGAACCTATCTGTGCGTCCAAAAGGTTCAAAAGAATTCGGTACAAGAACAGAAATGAAAAACTTAAACTCTTTCAGGTCTGTTGTGAGAGCAATAGAATATGAGGCAAGAAGGCAAATAGAGGTTTTAGAAAGCGGTGGTGTTGTTGTTCAGGAGACAAGGCGCTGGGATGATCCAAAAGGTATAAGTTTATCTATGAGGACAAAAGAAGAAGCGCATGACTACAGGTATTTCCCAGAGCCTGACCTTCCACCTATAGTTGTAGACGACAGCTGGATTGAGGAGATTAGAAAAAGAATTCCTGAACTTCCTGACCAGAAAAAGGAAAGGTATATAAAAGAGTATGGGCTTCCAGAATATGATGCCGGCGTTCTGACTTCATCAAAGGCTATAGCCAACTATTTTGAAGAGTGCATAAAATATACGCAAAACATAAAGGCTGCAAGCAACTGGATGATGGGAGAGATTATGAGAATCTTAAATGACAAAGGGTTAGAACCTGAGGAAATTAACAATATAAAGATTAAGCCAAATCAGCTTGCAAGCCTTATTAACCTTGTTGATAACAAGACAATTTCCAACACTATTGCAAAACAAGTCTTTGAAGAGATGTTCGAAACGGGCAAAGATCCTGAAGTTATTGTAAAAGAAAAAGGGCTTGTTCAGATAACAGACAGGAACGTAATTTTAGAAGCTGTGAAACAGGCAATAGCAAACAATCCAAAATCAGTAGAAGATTACAAGAATGGCAAAGATAAGGCGTTTGGCTTTTTGGTTGGGCAGGTTATGAAGATAACAAAAGGCAAGGCCAATCCACAGCTTGTAAATGAGATTTTAAGAGAGGAGCTTGAGAAAATTTAA
- a CDS encoding nucleotidyltransferase domain-containing protein, which translates to MKVETKRFGIEEEILDKIIEIFKKYKQVKKACIFGSRARGDYRRGSDIDICIWLEEESENPIYKIQNELEEVNTILLFDVVAFNSITKESLKESIIKEGVIIYERENSREV; encoded by the coding sequence ATGAAGGTGGAAACCAAAAGGTTTGGAATAGAGGAAGAAATCTTAGATAAGATTATCGAGATTTTTAAAAAATATAAGCAAGTTAAAAAAGCTTGCATCTTTGGTTCGAGGGCAAGAGGAGACTATAGAAGAGGTTCTGATATAGATATATGTATTTGGCTTGAAGAGGAGAGTGAAAATCCAATTTATAAAATCCAGAATGAATTAGAAGAAGTTAATACAATATTGCTGTTTGATGTTGTTGCGTTCAATAGCATTACAAAAGAAAGTCTCAAAGAAAGTATCATAAAAGAAGGAGTAATTATATATGAAAGAGAGAATAGTAGAGAAGTATGA
- a CDS encoding nucleotidyltransferase substrate binding protein, which produces MKERIVEKYEDFKTVLKRLEEGMSIQPDKDIIMDGAIQRFEFVFELSWKLMREYLKYTGLEINNPRTVIKYAYQNGIIEDGDKWLKMLSDRNMTSHLYNQKMACEIYNNIKYEYIELFRKLLLKFEEIVSSEL; this is translated from the coding sequence ATGAAAGAGAGAATAGTAGAGAAGTATGAAGATTTTAAGACTGTTTTAAAAAGATTAGAAGAAGGTATGAGTATACAGCCGGACAAGGATATTATTATGGACGGGGCAATCCAGAGATTTGAATTTGTCTTTGAACTTTCATGGAAGCTCATGAGGGAATATTTGAAGTATACTGGTTTGGAGATTAACAATCCTCGGACCGTTATAAAGTATGCATATCAAAATGGCATTATAGAAGACGGTGACAAGTGGCTTAAAATGCTTTCAGATAGAAATATGACTTCACATTTATATAACCAAAAAATGGCTTGTGAGATTTATAACAACATTAAATACGAGTATATAGAACTATTTAGAAAGTTACTTTTAAAATTTGAAGAGATAGTATCTTCTGAACTATGA